The following DNA comes from Capsicum annuum cultivar UCD-10X-F1 unplaced genomic scaffold, UCD10Xv1.1 ctg1489, whole genome shotgun sequence.
CAACAATTTCTGGTAATAAGCTCGATTGACTCGTTGTGAACGAGGTCACTCATTTAGAACATATCGTCTTTATTTTTCCCGCAACTTTATAACAAACAATTTCATGTCTCCTTCTATTGGAAGTTACatggttttattaatttatttattaagcaTTTTTTAGGATATGAGCATCACAAGTGAAACCGATGATATGATGACATCCAAAGTTGACATAGATTCGCCAGATGAAGCTAGTGGTGGAGAAAGTGTACCACTTAAAAAAGGTCCCTGGACTACTGTGGAAGATGCGATTTTAGTGGATTATGTCATGACAAATGGTGAAGGGAACTGGAATGCTGTCCAGAGGCATTCAGGACTTGCTCGTTGTGGTAAAAGTTGCCGTTTGCGGTGGGCAAATCACCTGAGACCAGATTTAAAGAAAGGTGCATTCACTCCAGAGGAAGAGCGGCGGATACTTGAACTACATGCTAAGATGGGAAACAAATGGGCACGAATGGCTGCTGAGGTTCATTCTCTATATCTTTTtgtaaaatcttcaaataaaatgtCTTTAACTGGCATCCTTCATTTATGTTTTCATTTCATACTAATTCCTATTTAAGTTGGATATCCTAGCCCCAATAAATTCGAGGTCTCTGCCATTCCCGTGGACAGAATCCATATCATCACTCCTTACGGACAATGTCTTGTAATCCTTGATAAGTACTGATTTTATGTGGTATACTTTCTTCTTTAGTCTGTCCAAAAAGAATGACAAATTTCTATATTTGGAAATAATCTAactttaaattttctattttaccctAATGAGTTGATTTATTAGTATAGCAATGTCTATGGCTTACTTTATGTAACTCCTCAAGTTTCAAAGgtctcttttttcttaaattcaGTGCCAGTCAAACAACATCAGATAGAATGAGATGGAAGGAGTAATACAAGTAATTAGTACTCCTTCCGTCCCAATTTATGAGGCAACGTTTGACTTGATACAAGGTTTAAGAAAGAAAGGAAGATTTTTGAAATGTGGtttaaaataaatgttttagatatttgtgtggctataaattatttcactaaggataaaaagaaaaattttaaagttaagttgCTTCTAATTATAGAAATGCGTCATTCTTTTCAGGACAAACTGAAAAGGAAgggtgccacataaattgggacaactGGAGTATTATTTTGATCAGTTCGTCGTCTAATTACGAGTTTCTAACTAACCTTAAAATTTCCAGCTGTGTTAGGGGACTTCGATCTTTTCAATCTTTTTGAATCAGATTTAGCTTTTCTTTCCTGTATCCCCTTGCTTGTAATCATGCTATCCCAAATTCTATAATATGAAATTATAGAATTTCAGGTGATTTGCGTACACTAtggaggtaggggtaaggtttgccTACACTATATACTCCCCAGACCTTTATTGGGGAGTGTagagtgtaatcccacaagtggggtctgggaagcatagagtgtacgcagaccttactcAGGTGGATTGATAACAGTTGGCCGTCCACTTAATTTGTTATGTAACTACAGCtgcattttcttcttttaatcctGGTCAGGATATGATATGAAGTCCCTAACTGATAGACCTGTTTCACTTGTTGATGTCTATCGGACTGATTTTTAGAATTGAAGTGGACTCAGATTAATCCACCATTTGGAAATGAGACTTGAATATTTGGAAATATAAGAGGACTACCACTTCGAGACACGGCCTCTGAGCCTTAGAAATCAAAAATGTTACATCTACTCTGATGGGCATTGCACTAGGAATTGATAATGTGAACATGTATGGACGTACCAGCATAGCTTTGCTGATCAGGCTGTTAttggcaattttttttttatctctctttAAATGGAACTAGTCATTAGATATTAAACTTTCACAAGTATCTTGCTGTATTTGTCTTGCTCTTTGTTCAACATTAAGCTGCGTCTAAAATCCACCTAATTATGCCATGACGAGAAAAGGTATGACATGGATTTGGCGATTCATATATACCACATTAGAAGTTGCCAGAATCCAAGATGTAAAAGGTGTCTGGCTCACTGAGACTTATTGCATCATCAAGTCTTGTCTACCTGAACAGATTTGTATGTACATTTGTTATACATTCGGTGATTGTCCCTTGACCAGGATAGGATAAGTAGACAAAATTGTTTGCCTGGTAAAAAGGTGAGAAGTGAAATTACAAATGGAATGCCACATTGTCATAATCCCTTTCTCCCAAGATGATTATCTTTGTACGATATGCTGTCACTTGTTGTAGTCCTAATTACATTCTTCCATTATCTTGATACACATATGCTGTCACTTGTAGTAGTCCTAGTTACATTCTTCCATTATCTTGATACACATGATTATGCTTTGGCCTTTGGGTGATTAGGAGTGTGATATCTTCAAATTCTCATTGTGTGATTGGTGgtatatgattcatattaacttttGTTATGCCCTTTCTACCCTTTCAGTTGCCTGGCCGCACAGATAATGAGATAAAGAATTACTGGAACACCAGAATAAAGAGACGACAGCGTGCAGGATTGCCAGTTTACCCTCCAGATATTTCTTTCCTAGCAAATCAGAACAAACAAAATGAGGAGTTGGGTGCATTCTCCTCTGTAGATGCCCAAAATTCTAATGTCTTGGGAATTAACAATTTTGAAATTCCTGCTGTGGAGTTCAAAAATTTGCAGCTCGATCATCTGTTGTATCCGCCACCACTTGGTGAAATTCCTGCTGTAAGTAGCTTTCTGGCCCAGGGTCATAGAGCTCCCTATGGTAGTACGTATTTGCTTTCAACAATGCATCCCTCAAAGCGTATACGAGGATCAGAATCGATGTTCTCCGGTTCAAATGGTGATCTTCTCCTCAGCTCCTCACAATACCATAATGGCGGTTCTTTGCTTGCTCAACCCTTGGGGTTTTCTTCATATAATCATCATTTAACATATGATGATGACCGATCATTCTCAAGTGTAGTTCATGGCGGCCATGCCTGTTTAAATGGCAACTCCTCTTCTTCAGAGCCCACATGGGCCATGAAGCTGGAGCTCCCTTCACTCCAAAATCAGACAGCAAACTGGGGCTCACCTCCTTCCCCTCTTCCTTCATTAGAGTCGGATGATATTCTGATTCAATCCCCTCCAGCTGGAAACAGTGAATCAGGTAGTCTGTCACCTAGCAACAGTGGCCTACTGGATGCTGTGCTTTATGAATCCCAAACTATGAAAGCTTCAAACGATAACTCACACCAAGGGAAGGAGACATCTGGTGATGCAGTCAATAAAGGATGGGAAAGTTATGGGGATCCAGTCTCTCCTTTACATCATTTCTCTGCATCAGTTTTTGGTGAATACACCCCTGTCAATGGAAGTTCATTACATGAGTTCCCATCAGTGGCCACAATGCCAGGTGAGAATGGTTTATTTACCCACTCCTCCTGATTGTCTTTATAGTTGAAATAGTATTGTGTTTCTTTAATTGGATTCTTCCATGATGTTGAAGGATGCAAGATTAAGAAAGAGATTGGCGATCTAGCCCCCCTGGATGAGAATGATGACTCGTTGAACCAGACAATCTTTTCCAGCCCCAAGACACAGCATGCTAAGAACAGTCTGGCATTGAAAGAAGTAATTAGTTCTGGCTTTTTCGATGATTGTGGCTGGGATTGCAAGCAAATCCGTGCAGTAGCAACATCATCAGGTCAAGCTTGTGGACGCAGTTCTTGGGATGCCATGTCAGCTGTGTAGTCAACAACCCGAATGATATTATTATGGTACTTTTAAGGTTTTGATAACGTCTTTTGACACTAAACTTGGTTATCCTATTAAATGACTATGGAATACCATGTAATATTTTCCATAAGCTGGAAACACTTCTGCATGTTCTTGTGTGTGCATTGTTTAGGCAATGTGGagacaaaaataatgaaacattttTTTGTGGCATCAAGTTGATTGCAGTTTTCATAAAATGGACAGTGAGCAAGCATTCATGATGCCTCCCCCAATTCTTATTTGCTGTTGTAAATCAACTGTGGTTTGGTGAGGTTGCAGAAAGACTTGTGTAAGGCAATACGTTGCACCTCATGCCCTACATACATGCAGTTTAGATGCATGAAATGGGGTTAGGCGAAGCCTGAGAGTCTCCTCAAAACCTGATTTTGTGACCAGATTCTTGTCCAGAAAGTTTGTCACAACTTTAAATGGGATATGCTAGCTTTTTATTCTTCGATGTTATATATCGAACACTAAAACCCATCTAGAATTTGAATTCATAACGTGCGTTTAACTTACCACTGTTGAAACAAAATCCTTCACATATTGAATCGGCTTTTCCATATTGAAGGAATGCATGTGGACCCACTTGGCGGACTCGGCCTCAAATCAAACCTAAATTTGAAACTTCGAAAAGTATGTATCCGCATGTGTCCCTTTCACCAGCTGAAATACCAAACTTTCGATAGCTGCAGAATTCGAACCCCTAACGTAAGCTTAAGTTGAACTAACGCCTTGGCACCCCAATGTTTCATTTCCTTCATCAGTGAGTTTTCTGACGGTTCTAATGAAAACATACTTCATATTCGATGCGCACACATTTGCCACTTTAACTATGGCTGAATAATGTATTCACTTAAAACTTATAAGTGACAAACTTAAATAATCTTACtgtttaatttattataaacaacaataatagcaTATCTAGTATAATTCCACAAAGGAAATTTAGGAAAGATGACCTTACCCGTACCTCCTGCAGACCTATATATCCAACTGAGTCCACCATATCTGATATCCACACTCTTCCTCAATAAGATGGCACAACAGCTACACTCTCCGCTTTGAAATTGTGCCGACTTTCTTTTATGTTCACTGATTTTACTTCACGGAATTCATTGCATTGGCAGGATATTTAACAACCGTGTAAGGTAACAAGAGGCTACTAGACCCCGTACATCTGTAGACTGTAGAAGTGATGAAGATACTATTGGAACTTGCTTGAACACGAGTAGCTCCCTTTGAACCAACGGATGAATCCTACGGGAACTAATTTTCGGTTAAATTTGTGCCATATTTTATCATCTCGTAAATGAGcctttaattttcttcttattaacGACTTAGAAGTAAGTTTTGAACTTCCAATAGTTCAGAGACCAAAATTACACATTTGGATAAATTGAAGGTTAATTTATTGTTAGCTGTAGCTTGCTCCTATAGGTTTTGGTCCTTCAGTTTATGTTATTACTCATCTCTCGTActtcaactatcatattattttcttaCAGTTATCATCCTGTTACTGCATGCTATTTCTTGTACTTCTATTATATTACATTTCTGATTGCTTTGGACTATTTCTCTCTTTGAGTCAAGAATCTATCGAAAAGAACCTCTATCTCTGAGGTAGGGGTAAGAGTAAGGTCTGCTTACACACTACTatcctcagaccccactttgtgggattatactaCGGATGTTGTAGGATAAATTCAAGGTTAAATAACATGAACAAAAATTAGAATAAGGCAATGATCAAGGCTAAATCACCGTTTCCACTATTCAAACAGACATGAGAAAAAGAATCAACCAAACAAAGAAtcaacatgagaaaaagaatCAACCAAACAAAGAATCAACTCTTTTCTCCCTATATCAGCTACTCTCGTCTTCAACTGCTTAAAATGACAGGTCCTGAACATCAGAGTCAGTCATACAAAGTTCCGGAGCAATGGCTCACTGCCAGCTTAAGCAATAGCAATTCAGAAATTTGGAACTAAACCAGAGAAGAGGCAGCATCCTTTTTCTACAAAGCAGCACGGTATGAAGTACAAACAAGAGTATCCTCCAATTTACAAAGGTTACAATGGCAACAGCAAAGGTACTGACTTTCCAGGATCATGTCTCAACACTAAACAGTCTACTGAAACCCAAACTTGGTGTCAGCataaacgtaaaaaaaaaaaaaaaaaaaaagggctcAGTATGGAGAAACTTCCAGGATACTGGTATTACAGACTAGCCAGGTATTCAGAAAACTATAGTACATTTACCTTCCTGTAACATTATTAAGACAACTTCCAATATACAGAACGATAAAACAAGGATTCTCTATCTAAAATCAGGTCCGTTGCCTTACCCTCCTGCCATTGGTATCGCCACCATCTGAAAGCTGGGCCCAAACGCTTCTAGACTTTCCGCCTCCACTGCTACAATCATCCTCACAACCAGCAACGGTTTTAAGAAGCTCCGACTGAAGAGAAGGGCAATTCTCTTTAAGGTATTCAAATCCATCTGATTGCATGACAGCTgcaaaaataagacaacaaataGATGAGGGGAAACTGCAGTGCaaagaaaacacacaaaaaacatACCTTCAGGCTGcagatttttatatatatcataGTCTTTAACATAGAAAGGTCCCCAAATGAACTCTGACACTAGTCGTTATAGTCAAAGCTCTCCCCAACAGAGGAGCAACTCATCAAACAAATGCTCGAGACATTTTGGTTTTTGGACATCCAAAGGGATATGCACATTCTTTTGCGACATTTGATAACACATTACTTTTTCTTTGGATCAGTTCTATGACAGTATCTCGCTTAGTATCATGACTTGCCCAGTGAGATTTCCTTTAGAGCCCATTTAATGGAAACATGTGTttgcaattaaaataaaatatgtgatTCGCTTCATCACTTTTAGTTTATTCACCAAACTAACTTCCAAGTCCATATTAGCAAGACCTGTCCCCTCCCAAAAACACTCTATAACAGAACCAGAAAATAATTACATAGATCTGTAATTATTTTAGGTGTAGTTATTCAAAGTTGGCATGTTCTCAGCGAACTCCAAAACTTCTGATGTGGGAGCTAAAGGCTCTTTTAATGCTTTCTGTTTTAAGGGTTTACAGTGATGCGGCTAAGTATATTTCTTCTTTCAGTTCAGGGAAAAATCTCATTGCCATTTAATGTTCGTATGCAGAAAACTCAATTGATTTCCCAAGTAAGAAATTATTCTCACTTGAGTGGATTCCATGATGCACCCACTAAAAGCTCTAGAGAAAAGCAAGCTAACAGACAGAACAACATAAGCTGGAATTTAACAGTTAAATCAGACTTCTTTTGGTGGCTTAGGACTTGAGGTACATGGCTGGGTGTAGTCTTTCTGGAGCAACAAAGGGAGATTAATGGACCCATAGATGTTCAGTTGATATCAGCATCAGGCCAAATAGTGTTCAACAGAATTGAAGTCAACATCTATACCATCAGTGGCAAAGATGTCCATGCCAAATTCATGAGCACAAGTTATAACCATTTCCCATCGCTTCACCATGGCAGGATACTTCATCAACTTAGTTGCTGATTTGTGTTGCCTTCTACCTCTTGGTTTCAATATCTTGTGAACATTTGATGGGTCAGAGATTTTAGACACTTTTTTGTTATGGACTTTGTTACATAACGGTATTTGTTACCCTCACCCGCGCCAAACCCAGTTGTTAGCTAGGAGAAAGCTAAATGAAGTAGGGATAGTTCTAGGAAAGCATGGTTTATATCCCCTATAGAGTCGTAGAAatgtagatattattttttgCGAAGCCTATTTTTCAAAAGAGTGAGGATGGACAACAGAAATTCATTTAGTATAGTCAGCTAGGAAGCACAAGCTACGCAAGTCATACTGGGATGCTGTTCCACACATTGGCTCGACTCTACCTTCCACGTCCAATTCTTCTTTCATTACAAGGCCATACTTTTTTATGGGCTTGTTACATTGTCTACGCAGGTACTGATCACAAATATAGCCTGGGACAACATGCAGTTTCTTGTGTCTGTAAGAAGGGAGGCAGTGAAGAAAACCAAAAAAGGTAAAGACAAAGGAATATATCATAGAAAGAAGCCCTTCATACTCAAATTTAACTCTTCAATAAAATATCTGTAAAGCCCCTTTTTTCCAGTTATCTCTAGAGAATCTCCGGTGCGAGACTATCCCAAATTATTGAATATAGGAATGACATCGGTTCAAATGGAGCGAGATGGACACTGAGGATTCATACAGCCTCCCAACTAGCTAGGAATCAGGCGGAGGCGCGAAGCTGTTGTGTCTTTCGTCGTTTTTTAGGATACTCTAAAGCAACTTCAATTTGGAAAAATTCTAAGCAAAATGCTCTTATTCCATCTGGCAACTGCACTTCTCAATTTTCGGTATTTTCCCcaagaagagagaagaaaaaggagaGCATTCCcagtaaaagaagaaaagaagagacTTGTTTTCTTTACTCAGTTTATGTCTTAACAGAAGggaagccttggagtaactggtaaagttgctaccatgagtaaaagaagaaaagactTAATTTCTTTACTCAGTTTATGTCTTATCATAAGGGgtgccttggagtaactggtaaagttgctaaCATGTGACAAGGAgttcatgggttcaagccttggaaacagcctccggAAGAAATGCATGGTAAGGTTGCGGACGATAAAACCTTGTAgtcgggcccttccccggaccctgcgtATAGCGggaactttagtgcaccgggctgcccccCTGTTTTTAGTTTATGTCTATGGTCAGCTTCAGGGACAAAGCATAACTCCTACTAAATAGGTTCTGGAAAAGAGAGAAGGCAAGACACTCAGCAAAGGAACAGATATGGGAAATGGTAACTATACAGACAAAGATAGATCCGATAGATAATGTTGACATGCTAAGGGTTCACTTTACTCCACAGCTTTCAGCTCAAGAGAACAAAGAAGATGACAATAACCGGCTCCCATCCCCAAAAAAACAGAAAAACACCTTTGCCAAGGCAAAATGCACAAGGTCCATGCtaaacaaacaaccaattttCACTTCTTGTGATCCAAGACAATGAAAATGCACATGTTTCAGTCAAACAGTTCAGAGAAACTGCAGAAATCACTGTAAGATATGGA
Coding sequences within:
- the LOC107875761 gene encoding transcription factor GAMYB, with protein sequence MSITSETDDMMTSKVDIDSPDEASGGESVPLKKGPWTTVEDAILVDYVMTNGEGNWNAVQRHSGLARCGKSCRLRWANHLRPDLKKGAFTPEEERRILELHAKMGNKWARMAAELPGRTDNEIKNYWNTRIKRRQRAGLPVYPPDISFLANQNKQNEELGAFSSVDAQNSNVLGINNFEIPAVEFKNLQLDHLLYPPPLGEIPAVSSFLAQGHRAPYGSTYLLSTMHPSKRIRGSESMFSGSNGDLLLSSSQYHNGGSLLAQPLGFSSYNHHLTYDDDRSFSSVVHGGHACLNGNSSSSEPTWAMKLELPSLQNQTANWGSPPSPLPSLESDDILIQSPPAGNSESGSLSPSNSGLLDAVLYESQTMKASNDNSHQGKETSGDAVNKGWESYGDPVSPLHHFSASVFGEYTPVNGSSLHEFPSVATMPGCKIKKEIGDLAPLDENDDSLNQTIFSSPKTQHAKNSLALKEVISSGFFDDCGWDCKQIRAVATSSGQACGRSSWDAMSAV